The proteins below come from a single Azospirillum thiophilum genomic window:
- a CDS encoding YecA family protein, with amino-acid sequence MMAKPAANAATAVPKLMLDAAELEAYLRARGRAAPVSRLDGLDGYLTAVLIGPTFIDPQIWLGHLLGDHALLCAEDTREHRAIQAVAAQHNRLSETMAQFPYLYRPQLPPHHAGGLDPIFWSFGFLMATRLAPRAWKSMTNPDKPEHTTFQALHTLLIGTTPIIEADVPALAKGILDLREHFKARRNRSMR; translated from the coding sequence ATGATGGCCAAGCCCGCCGCAAACGCCGCCACGGCGGTGCCCAAACTGATGCTGGATGCCGCCGAACTCGAAGCCTATCTGCGGGCACGCGGCCGGGCGGCGCCGGTGTCGCGCCTCGACGGGCTCGACGGCTACCTGACCGCCGTGCTGATCGGGCCGACGTTCATCGATCCCCAGATTTGGCTCGGCCACCTCCTGGGCGACCACGCCCTGCTCTGCGCCGAGGACACGCGGGAGCACCGCGCCATCCAGGCCGTAGCGGCCCAGCACAACCGCCTGTCGGAGACGATGGCGCAATTTCCCTATCTCTACCGGCCGCAACTGCCGCCCCACCATGCCGGAGGCTTGGACCCGATCTTCTGGTCCTTCGGCTTCCTCATGGCAACCCGGCTGGCGCCCCGCGCCTGGAAGAGCATGACCAACCCGGACAAGCCTGAACACACCACGTTCCAGGCCTTGCACACTCTTCTGATCGGCACAACGCCCATCATCGAGGCCGACGTACCAGCCCTGGCCAAGGGAATCCTCGACCTTCGCGAACACTTCAAGGCCCGCCGCAACAGATCCATGCGGTGA
- the tnpC gene encoding IS66 family transposase, which yields MVQPPDPLPTDPAELARIIGDLVARNAALQARVETLTALIFGAKSEKASVIDPEQGVLDLGDLAVEAAPAANDNADRTAGRPKRPARRPANRNVGALPRHLPRLETTIEPESTACPCCAGAMHRIGEDVAEALDVIPAIVRVLRTIRPKYACRGCAGALVQATAKPRVVDGGMASTALVAHVVVAKFAWHLPLYRQAQMFAGQGIVLDRSTLVFWVRRAAWWLRPLYDRLLLYIRSQQRVYCDETPLPRLDPGRGRTKVCQLWAQAVDDRPWQGPAMPAVGYVYAEGRDTAAVQEQLAGFDGILQVDGYAAYKALVRRRKRTGIRLVFCLAHARRKFVAVFKTTKSEVARDVITRIGTVYAIEERIRGTTADTRLRVRQAEARPIMAALKARLMEVRSEISGQSSLAKAIAYTLGHWDGLIAFLDDGRIDVDTNAVERSMRPIGLGRKNALFAGSPAGGQDWAILASLLNSAKLNDIDPFSYMADVLERIVSGAVKVNDLDRLLPWAWRAERDAAPTVEARAA from the coding sequence ATGGTCCAGCCTCCCGACCCGCTCCCCACAGACCCCGCCGAACTGGCCCGGATCATCGGCGATCTGGTGGCCCGGAACGCGGCGTTGCAGGCGCGGGTGGAGACACTGACGGCGCTGATCTTCGGGGCGAAATCGGAAAAGGCGTCGGTGATCGACCCCGAACAGGGCGTCCTCGACCTCGGCGACCTTGCCGTTGAAGCGGCTCCGGCCGCCAACGACAACGCCGATCGGACTGCCGGTAGGCCCAAGCGGCCCGCGCGCCGTCCAGCGAACCGTAACGTCGGGGCGCTGCCCCGGCATCTGCCGCGCCTGGAGACGACCATCGAGCCGGAAAGCACCGCGTGCCCGTGCTGCGCCGGGGCGATGCACCGGATCGGTGAGGACGTCGCCGAAGCGCTGGATGTGATCCCGGCCATCGTGCGCGTGCTGCGCACCATCCGGCCGAAGTACGCCTGCCGGGGCTGCGCCGGCGCCCTGGTCCAGGCCACCGCCAAGCCGCGGGTGGTGGACGGCGGCATGGCCTCCACCGCGCTGGTCGCCCACGTCGTGGTGGCGAAGTTCGCCTGGCATCTGCCGCTGTATCGGCAGGCCCAGATGTTTGCCGGCCAGGGCATCGTGCTGGACCGGAGCACGCTTGTGTTCTGGGTTCGCCGGGCCGCCTGGTGGCTGAGGCCGCTGTATGATCGGCTGCTGCTCTACATCCGCTCTCAGCAGCGGGTGTACTGCGACGAGACGCCGTTGCCCCGGCTCGATCCGGGACGCGGGCGGACCAAGGTCTGCCAGTTGTGGGCCCAGGCGGTGGACGACCGTCCCTGGCAAGGCCCCGCCATGCCGGCGGTCGGCTACGTCTACGCCGAGGGGCGGGATACGGCTGCTGTCCAGGAGCAGTTGGCGGGCTTCGATGGCATTCTGCAGGTCGACGGCTACGCCGCCTACAAGGCGCTGGTCCGCCGCCGCAAGCGAACTGGTATCCGCCTCGTCTTCTGCCTGGCGCACGCGCGTCGCAAGTTCGTGGCGGTGTTCAAAACTACCAAGTCCGAGGTGGCGCGCGACGTGATCACGCGCATTGGCACGGTGTACGCCATTGAGGAGCGCATCCGCGGCACCACGGCGGACACCCGCCTGCGGGTCCGGCAGGCCGAAGCCCGGCCGATCATGGCGGCGCTGAAGGCCCGACTGATGGAAGTGCGGAGCGAAATCTCCGGCCAGTCGAGCCTGGCCAAGGCGATCGCCTACACGTTGGGCCACTGGGACGGGCTGATCGCCTTCCTCGACGATGGCCGCATCGACGTGGATACGAACGCGGTGGAGCGAAGCATGCGCCCGATCGGTTTGGGCCGTAAGAACGCTTTGTTCGCCGGCTCGCCAGCGGGTGGCCAGGACTGGGCGATCCTCGCCTCGCTGCTCAACTCGGCCAAGCTGAACGACATCGACCCGTTCTCCTACATGGCCGACGTGCTGGAGCGCATCGTGTCGGGGGCGGTGAAAGTGAACGACCTCGACCGCCTGCTGCCCTGGGCGTGGAGGGCGGAACGGGACGCCGCGCCTACGGTCGAGGCACGGGCGGCATGA
- the tnpB gene encoding IS66 family insertion sequence element accessory protein TnpB (TnpB, as the term is used for proteins encoded by IS66 family insertion elements, is considered an accessory protein, since TnpC, encoded by a neighboring gene, is a DDE family transposase.): protein MIPLRPDLKVVVATQPVDFRKGVHGLVALVAEALKADPYCGDVFVFRSKRKDRLKLLVWDGTGVILATKWLEDGGFSWPPIRDGTVRLSAVQFALLLDGLEWRTASPPAIKTPRWMG, encoded by the coding sequence ATGATCCCTCTGCGCCCCGACCTCAAGGTCGTGGTGGCGACGCAGCCGGTCGATTTCCGCAAGGGCGTTCACGGCCTGGTCGCCCTGGTGGCCGAGGCGCTGAAGGCCGATCCCTACTGCGGCGACGTCTTCGTCTTCCGCTCCAAGCGCAAGGATCGGCTCAAGCTCCTGGTCTGGGACGGCACCGGGGTGATCCTCGCAACAAAGTGGCTGGAGGACGGAGGATTTTCCTGGCCGCCGATCCGGGACGGCACGGTCCGTCTGAGCGCGGTTCAGTTTGCGCTGCTGCTCGATGGATTGGAGTGGCGCACGGCCTCGCCGCCGGCGATCAAAACGCCCCGTTGGATGGGTTGA
- the istB gene encoding IS21-like element helper ATPase IstB: protein MSAASLDSGPASLDRIRRYLVGLKMPRALEALEHILRRIERGEISALEAIDALLGEELTLREGRRVKAALKMGRLLTVKTLTGFDFSFQPSLDRDRIMALAELDFVDRHEVLHFLGQPGCGKTHLALALGVEAVKTGRSVYFSTLADIVSSLAKAEREGSLRERLRFLCRPQLLIVDEIGYLPVIPGGGNLFFQLVNARYERGAMILTSNRGFSEWGDVFGGTVVASALLDRLLHHAVVVQIEGASYRLRRHAELMPENTRARPISPSAPPAARRRGRPPKDREANQDSNT, encoded by the coding sequence ATGAGCGCCGCCTCACTGGACAGCGGCCCGGCCAGCCTGGACCGCATCCGCCGCTACCTGGTCGGGCTGAAGATGCCGCGCGCCCTGGAGGCACTGGAACACATCTTGCGCCGCATCGAGCGCGGCGAGATCTCCGCCCTGGAGGCCATCGACGCCCTGCTCGGCGAGGAACTGACCCTGCGCGAGGGACGCCGCGTCAAGGCCGCCCTGAAGATGGGCCGCCTGCTCACCGTCAAGACACTGACCGGCTTCGACTTCTCCTTTCAGCCCTCGCTCGACCGCGACCGCATCATGGCCTTGGCGGAACTCGACTTCGTCGACCGCCACGAGGTGCTTCATTTTCTCGGCCAGCCCGGATGCGGCAAGACCCATCTGGCCCTCGCGCTCGGCGTCGAGGCCGTGAAGACCGGCCGCTCCGTCTACTTCTCCACCCTGGCCGACATCGTCAGTTCGCTGGCCAAGGCCGAGCGGGAGGGCAGTTTGCGCGAACGCCTGCGCTTCCTGTGCCGGCCGCAGTTGCTCATCGTCGATGAGATCGGTTACCTGCCCGTCATTCCCGGCGGCGGAAACCTGTTCTTCCAGCTCGTCAACGCCCGCTACGAGCGCGGCGCCATGATCCTGACCTCCAACCGCGGCTTTTCCGAATGGGGCGACGTGTTCGGCGGCACCGTCGTCGCCTCTGCCCTGCTCGACCGCTTGCTTCACCACGCCGTCGTCGTCCAGATCGAGGGCGCCAGCTACCGCCTGCGCCGCCATGCCGAGCTGATGCCGGAAAACACCCGCGCACGTCCGATCAGCCCGTCAGCACCACCGGCGGCACGACGCCGTGGGCGCCCACCAAAAGACAGGGAGGCCAACCAAGACAGCAACACTTGA
- the istA gene encoding IS21 family transposase — MVRLGELVMILDLAREGLTVSAIARRTGLDRKTIRKYIAQGLEPPAYTPRPPRPTLVGPSYLRERLQAFPELSARRLLRDIRERGYQGGYTMLKAFVRTVRPAPVPSFERRFETPPGKQGQVDFAFFKTTFTDEPEAERIVWLFSMVLGHSRMMWARFVARQDLPTVLRCHIAAFESFGGAPEQILYDRMKTAVLGEVEDPDQPGRGIAYNAKLLDLAAHYGFLPKACRPYRPETKGKVERPFRYVREDFFLARSFRNLEDLNAQFTQWLDQIANRRRHATTQRVVAEHFAEERPHLKPLPAGPFNSVLALERRVTRDGMVSVAGNLYSVPDSTRRRAVEVQLTAETVTILEDGAPVASHPVLEGRGQRRIATGHRTQPPPPNSQTPRDVASQASQPQGDTVTPRSLAIYDAIGRRLAGQPEAVR; from the coding sequence GTGGTCAGACTTGGGGAACTCGTCATGATTCTCGATCTCGCACGCGAAGGGCTGACGGTGTCGGCGATCGCCCGCCGCACCGGTCTGGACCGGAAAACCATCCGCAAATACATCGCCCAGGGGCTGGAGCCGCCGGCCTACACGCCACGGCCCCCGCGGCCGACGCTGGTCGGGCCCTCCTATCTGCGCGAACGCCTGCAGGCGTTCCCGGAACTCAGCGCCCGGCGCCTGCTGCGCGACATCCGCGAGCGTGGCTACCAAGGCGGCTACACGATGCTGAAGGCGTTCGTGCGCACCGTCCGCCCCGCACCCGTCCCATCTTTCGAGCGCCGGTTTGAGACGCCGCCCGGCAAGCAGGGCCAAGTCGACTTCGCCTTCTTCAAGACGACCTTCACCGACGAGCCCGAGGCGGAGCGGATCGTCTGGCTGTTCTCGATGGTGCTCGGCCACAGCCGCATGATGTGGGCGCGCTTCGTCGCCCGCCAGGATCTGCCCACCGTGCTCCGCTGCCACATCGCCGCCTTCGAGAGCTTCGGCGGGGCGCCCGAGCAAATCCTCTACGACCGCATGAAAACCGCCGTGCTCGGCGAGGTCGAGGACCCCGACCAGCCCGGCCGCGGCATCGCCTACAACGCCAAGCTCCTCGACCTCGCCGCCCATTACGGCTTCCTGCCCAAGGCGTGCCGACCCTACCGGCCCGAAACCAAGGGAAAGGTCGAACGGCCTTTCCGCTATGTTCGCGAGGACTTCTTCCTGGCCCGCAGCTTCCGCAACCTCGAGGATCTCAACGCCCAGTTCACCCAGTGGCTGGACCAGATCGCCAACCGTCGCCGGCACGCCACCACCCAGCGCGTCGTCGCGGAGCATTTCGCCGAGGAGCGGCCCCACCTCAAGCCGTTGCCGGCCGGCCCCTTCAACAGCGTGCTGGCCCTGGAGCGCCGCGTCACCCGCGACGGCATGGTGTCGGTCGCCGGCAACCTCTATTCCGTGCCGGACAGCACCCGCCGGCGCGCCGTGGAGGTGCAACTCACGGCGGAGACCGTCACCATCCTGGAGGACGGCGCTCCCGTCGCCTCTCACCCCGTGCTGGAAGGACGCGGCCAACGGCGCATCGCCACCGGCCACCGAACCCAGCCCCCACCGCCCAACAGCCAGACCCCCAGGGATGTCGCCTCCCAAGCCTCCCAGCCCCAGGGCGACACGGTGACGCCCCGCTCGCTGGCGATCTACGACGCCATCGGCCGCCGCCTCGCCGGCCAGCCGGAAGCCGTCCGATGA